A window of Citrus sinensis cultivar Valencia sweet orange chromosome 7, DVS_A1.0, whole genome shotgun sequence contains these coding sequences:
- the LOC102620426 gene encoding cytochrome P450 71A1-like yields MLFKSTMEWDYFTLPCLYHYKYLFHFHFHRHNNQIIVTTFYSLSKIMENSMTSPSNSAIFYSILFFLPIVLFLFRRQFSRKLNLPPGPRPWPLIGNLNLIGPLPHVSIHSLSQKYGPLMHLKYGLSPVVVGSSAEVAELLLKTHDISFASRPALLAGKYTTYNYSAMSTAPYGPYWRQARKICLMELLSAKRLDQFEYIRVEERNAFLSELFKSASTPVHLKDRLYTLNLTLICRMVLGKRYTDEAEKNTVTPKDFTEMIEELFLLIGILDIGDSIPWLASFDLQGHVKRMKDVSKKLDKFYEGILDEHHERRKSVKGYGVHDMVDVLMQLADDPSLEVKLEREHIKALIQDLLTAGTDTSAISVEWAMSELLKNPEAIQKATEELDRVIGKDRWVEEKDIVNLPYIEAIVKETMRLHPVAPLLLPRVARDDCRVAGYDILRNTRVVVNVWAIGRDPTMWEKPNEFRPHRFIDKNIDVKGHDFQLLPFGSGRRICPGYALGLKVIQSTLANLLYGFEWKLPGDMKNEDLDMEDRFGLTMSRKTPLVVVPSKPRLSLHLYSCE; encoded by the exons ATGCTTTTCAAATCTACAATGGAATGGGATTATTTTACTCTTCCTTGTTTATATCATTATAAATACCTCTTTCACTTCCATTTTCACAGACACAATAATCAAATCATCGTCACCACCTTTTACAGTTTATCCAAAATAATGGAAAATTCTATGACTAGTCCTTCAAACTCAGCTATATTTTACTCAATCCTCTTCTTCCTCCCCATCGTCCTCTTCTTGTTTCGCCGCCAATTTTCCCGTAAACTAAACTTGCCACCGGGTCCAAGGCCATGGCCATTGATCGGAAACCTGAACCTCATCGGCCCTCTCCCTCACGTCTCCATCCACTCTCTCTCCCAAAAATACGGCCCCCTTATGCACCTAAAATACGGCCTCTCCCCGGTTGTTGTAGGCTCATCAGCTGAAGTAGCAGAGCTTCTGCTCAAGACTCATGACATTAGCTTTGCTTCAAGGCCAGCTCTTCTTGCTGGGAAGTACACAACTTACAATTACTCAGCAATGTCAACCGCACCCTATGGCCCATATTGGCGCCAGGCTCGCAAAATCTGCTTAATGGAACTTCTCAGTGCAAAACGCTTGGATCAGTTTGAGTACATAAGGGTAGAAGAAAGAAATGCTTTCCTCTCGGAGTTGTTCAAATCAGCTTCCACACCTGTTCATCTGAAAGATCGTCTCTACACACTCAATCTCACTTTGATTTGTCGGATGGTGTTGGGGAAAAGGTATACGGACGAAGCTGAAAAAAATACTGTGACTCCAAAAGACTTCACGGAAATGATTGAAGAATTGTTCTTGCTTATTGGTATTTTGGATATTGGGGACTCAATTCCATGGCTTGCTTCTTTTGATTTACAAGGGCATGTTAAGAGAATGAAGGATGTGAGCAAGAAGCTTGATAAATTTTACGAGGGTATTTTAGATGAGCACCATGAGAGGAGAAAATCAGTTAAGGGTTATGGGGTTCATGATATGGTTGATGTTCTTATGCAACTTGCGGATGATCCTTCTCTTGAAGTTAAGCTTGAAAGAGAACATATAAAGGCACTAATCCAg GATCTATTAACTGCTGGAACTGACACATCGGCAATCAGCGTGGAATGGGCAATGTCAGAGCTCTTGAAAAATCCAGAAGCTATTCAAAAGGCGACTGAAGAACTAGATAGAGTGATTGGGAAAGACAGATGGGTAGAAGAAAAGGACATTGTTAACCTTCCATATATAGAAGCAATTGTTAAAGAAACGATGCGTCTCCACCCTGTGGCACCATTGCTTCTTCCTCGGGTTGCTAGAGATGATTGCAGAGTTGCTGGCTATGACATTCTAAGAAACACTCGTGTGGTTGTTAATGTATGGGCAATAGGAAGAGATCCAACCATGTGGGAAAAGCCTAATGAATTTAGGCCTCACAGATTCATCgataaaaatattgatgttAAAGGACATGATTTTCAACTGCTGCCATTTGGATCTGGGAGGAGGATATGCCCGGGTTATGCTCTAGGGCTTAAGGTTATTCAGTCAACTTTGGCAAATCTTTTATATGGTTTTGAATGGAAATTACCTGGTGATATGAAGAATGAGGATTTGGATATGGAGGACAGATTTGGACTGACAATGTCTAGAAAAACCCCACTTGTTGTTGTCCCTAGTAAACCTCGGCTTTCTCTTCATCTTTACTCATGTGAGTAA